A genomic region of Lachnoclostridium edouardi contains the following coding sequences:
- a CDS encoding TRAP transporter substrate-binding protein, whose product MKNMKRFAALGLAVVMAASLAACGGKKEETTTTQAAGGEAAGGEASGDASGVTGDNVKLSLFAGSIPENTPTGGALKVMADYINENSNGTLTATAFYDTALGDATSMVQGLQQGTVDIGVSGTAYFSGLVPEVEVFQLPFLFSNLEEARAAVDGPAKDAIFEKMSESGIIGLAFWENGFRELSNNVKPIKTPDDMKGIKMRTLPAEVQVETWKAMGALPATIDASELYTALQQGTVSAQDNPLHEIVSRKFYEVQPYVTLTDAVYTPFLMAMSEATWNKLSDSQKEVIMKAAEVGREEQLKLTDEAQAEALQTLLDNGVTVEENPDKEAFKEKAMPTWSLFTDQYGTELVDMIQNSAPAAEEAEDTEAAADDAAVEETEAAEAAEAAEDTEAAEEGETEAAEDAGAEAAEGETVAE is encoded by the coding sequence ATGAAAAACATGAAAAGATTTGCAGCACTTGGCCTTGCAGTTGTAATGGCAGCCAGCCTTGCAGCCTGCGGAGGAAAGAAAGAAGAAACAACTACAACACAGGCAGCCGGCGGTGAAGCAGCTGGCGGAGAGGCCTCTGGAGATGCTTCAGGCGTTACTGGCGACAATGTTAAGTTAAGCCTTTTTGCAGGTTCTATTCCAGAGAACACACCAACAGGCGGAGCCTTAAAGGTAATGGCAGATTATATTAATGAAAACTCTAACGGAACTTTAACAGCAACAGCATTCTACGATACAGCATTAGGAGACGCTACCAGTATGGTACAGGGACTTCAGCAGGGAACTGTAGATATCGGCGTATCCGGAACAGCATATTTCTCAGGCCTTGTGCCAGAGGTAGAGGTATTCCAGCTGCCATTCTTATTCTCCAACCTGGAAGAAGCAAGAGCAGCAGTAGACGGCCCTGCGAAGGACGCTATTTTTGAGAAAATGTCTGAAAGCGGAATTATCGGACTGGCTTTCTGGGAGAACGGTTTCCGTGAGCTGAGCAACAACGTAAAGCCAATTAAGACTCCTGATGATATGAAGGGAATTAAAATGAGAACTCTTCCTGCAGAAGTTCAGGTAGAAACATGGAAGGCTATGGGAGCTTTGCCTGCAACAATCGACGCTTCTGAGCTTTACACAGCTCTTCAGCAGGGAACTGTAAGCGCCCAGGACAACCCGCTCCACGAGATTGTTTCCCGTAAGTTCTATGAAGTACAGCCATATGTAACATTAACAGATGCAGTTTACACACCATTCTTAATGGCAATGAGTGAAGCAACATGGAACAAGCTGTCTGATTCTCAGAAAGAGGTTATTATGAAGGCTGCAGAAGTAGGCCGTGAAGAACAGCTGAAGCTGACAGACGAGGCACAGGCAGAGGCTCTTCAGACACTGTTAGACAATGGAGTTACTGTAGAAGAAAACCCAGATAAAGAAGCATTCAAAGAAAAAGCAATGCCAACATGGAGCCTGTTTACAGATCAGTACGGCACAGAGCTGGTAGATATGATTCAGAACTCAGCGCCTGCAGCTGAGGAGGCAGAAGATACAGAAGCAGCAGCTGATGATGCAGCAGTAGAAGAAACAGAAGCAGCAGAGGCAGCAGAGGCAGCTGAGGATACAGAAGCCGCTGAAGAAGGCGAAACAGAAGCAGCAGAGGACGCTGGCGCAGAGGCAGCTGAGGGAGAGACAGTAGCAGAATAA
- a CDS encoding M20 metallopeptidase family protein, which produces MNIKELAEQLEPYIVERRREYHQYPETSFNEVETTKRLKRDLEEMGLEPELFQGVTGMTATICGGKPGKTIALRSDIDALLVKEETGLPFASENGSMHACGHDNHMAMLLGAAKILLQVKDELKGNVKLIFQPAEEVAMGAKAAIERGAMDNVDAVAGLHVWGGLEEGKINFQPGNRMAGCDTFQIHIKGFSAHGSEPQNGIDAIAAAANVIMGLQTYVSRRNTPLNPLVITMGTIQGGTRFNTIANKVEIEGTVRTFDRELQKRLPEELRQMAKNAAAVLGATAELDYQYMTPPVLNLDKKLNTIAGNAAVKLFGEAVYKDMEPVMGSEDFSFYGDKVPSIFGFLGTRNEKEGRAFSNHNEKYDMAEKCLKMGSAVMAQLAIDYLEEA; this is translated from the coding sequence ATGAATATTAAAGAATTGGCGGAGCAGTTGGAGCCTTACATTGTAGAGAGAAGGAGGGAATACCATCAGTATCCTGAAACATCCTTCAATGAGGTGGAAACTACAAAAAGGCTGAAAAGAGATTTGGAGGAAATGGGGCTGGAGCCTGAATTATTTCAGGGGGTTACAGGGATGACAGCCACAATTTGCGGCGGGAAGCCGGGGAAAACCATTGCCCTCAGATCAGATATTGACGCTTTATTAGTAAAAGAAGAAACAGGGCTGCCTTTTGCTTCGGAAAATGGAAGTATGCACGCCTGCGGCCATGATAACCATATGGCTATGCTGCTGGGGGCCGCCAAAATTCTGCTGCAGGTAAAAGATGAATTAAAGGGAAATGTAAAACTGATTTTCCAGCCTGCAGAAGAGGTGGCAATGGGAGCTAAGGCCGCCATTGAAAGAGGGGCCATGGACAATGTGGACGCAGTGGCGGGACTTCACGTGTGGGGCGGATTGGAGGAAGGAAAAATCAACTTCCAGCCTGGCAACCGTATGGCTGGCTGCGATACCTTCCAGATTCACATAAAAGGATTTTCCGCCCACGGCAGCGAACCGCAGAATGGAATAGATGCAATAGCGGCTGCAGCCAATGTGATTATGGGACTTCAAACTTATGTTTCCAGGAGAAATACGCCTTTAAATCCTCTTGTAATCACTATGGGAACGATTCAGGGAGGGACCAGGTTTAACACAATCGCCAACAAGGTGGAGATTGAAGGAACAGTCCGCACCTTTGACAGGGAGCTTCAGAAACGGCTGCCTGAGGAATTAAGGCAGATGGCGAAAAATGCAGCTGCAGTTTTAGGAGCTACAGCAGAGCTGGATTACCAGTATATGACCCCTCCGGTGCTGAATCTGGACAAGAAATTAAACACAATAGCAGGGAACGCGGCTGTAAAGCTGTTTGGCGAAGCTGTTTATAAAGATATGGAACCTGTTATGGGAAGTGAAGATTTTTCCTTTTATGGGGACAAGGTGCCTAGTATTTTCGGATTTTTGGGAACCAGAAATGAAAAAGAGGGGAGAGCCTTTTCCAACCACAATGAGAAATATGATATGGCAGAAAAGTGCCTGAAAATGGGCAGCGCAGTGATGGCCCAGTTGGCAATAGATTATTTAGAAGAAGCATAA
- a CDS encoding DUF362 domain-containing protein — protein sequence MNRKDIIIIHGTDYKEMAKRVMDRADVAGDIGDLNKKIALKPNLVVARDPSSGATTHKELLAGAIEYLQEHGFKNITIMEGSWVGDNTQSAFTAAGYRQISTKYNVPLVDLQRDSYTEYEAKGMEIAICDKAMEVDYMINMPVLKGHCQTTITCALKNNKGVMPNREKRRFHTMGLHKPIAHLNTVCRNDFILVDNICGDLDFEEGGNPVVMNRVLGFKDPVLCDSYVCDCMGYKVDDIPYIRMAEKLGVGSTDTEHANFIYINEDKNAKSKFRMTHRVQNLAKFADPKDACSACYGSLIYALDRLSDAGKLRGKKNLVCIGQGYKGETGEIGVGQCTCGFKKSLKGCPPKAIDIVNFLEEEWK from the coding sequence ATGAACCGCAAAGATATTATTATTATTCACGGAACTGATTATAAAGAAATGGCGAAGAGGGTTATGGACCGGGCAGATGTAGCCGGAGATATTGGGGACTTAAATAAAAAAATTGCCTTAAAGCCAAACCTGGTAGTGGCCAGAGATCCGTCCAGCGGCGCCACTACACATAAAGAGCTGTTAGCAGGAGCCATTGAATATTTACAGGAGCATGGATTTAAAAATATTACTATTATGGAAGGCTCCTGGGTAGGGGATAATACGCAGTCAGCATTTACAGCGGCAGGATACCGCCAGATTTCCACAAAATACAACGTGCCTTTAGTGGACCTGCAGAGAGACAGCTATACAGAGTATGAGGCAAAGGGCATGGAAATCGCCATCTGCGATAAAGCAATGGAAGTAGATTATATGATTAATATGCCGGTGTTAAAGGGACATTGCCAGACTACTATTACATGCGCTTTGAAAAATAATAAAGGGGTTATGCCAAACAGAGAGAAACGCCGTTTTCACACAATGGGCCTGCACAAGCCAATCGCTCATTTAAATACAGTCTGCCGCAATGATTTTATTTTAGTGGATAATATATGCGGAGATCTGGATTTTGAGGAGGGCGGAAATCCTGTAGTGATGAACAGAGTGTTAGGATTTAAGGACCCTGTTTTGTGCGACAGCTATGTATGCGACTGTATGGGCTACAAAGTAGACGATATTCCTTATATTCGCATGGCTGAGAAGCTGGGAGTAGGAAGCACAGACACAGAACACGCTAATTTTATTTACATTAATGAGGATAAAAATGCAAAGAGCAAATTCCGCATGACTCACAGAGTGCAGAATCTGGCCAAATTTGCAGATCCTAAGGACGCCTGCAGCGCCTGCTACGGTTCCCTGATTTATGCTCTGGATCGTTTAAGCGACGCCGGAAAGCTGAGAGGAAAGAAGAACCTGGTATGTATTGGACAGGGCTATAAAGGAGAAACAGGTGAAATCGGCGTGGGCCAGTGTACATGCGGATTTAAGAAAAGTTTGAAGGGCTGCCCGCCAAAGGCCATTGATATTGTAAATTTCCTGGAAGAAGAGTGGAAATAA
- a CDS encoding DNA alkylation repair protein — protein sequence MDIKEKLNSLRDDNYREFQSKLIPDLKKPIIGVRLPVLRKLAKEEAKKDYKEFLNQCSDDTYEEIMVQGFVIGCASMSEDERFLLIERFLPKIDNWAVCDGFCGSLKFTKKCRERMWKLMEECMESGEEYKIRFAMVMMLDYYADEEYCSKAFQYFDRNLHEGYYVKMAAAWAISQYFVKVREKTMAYLKNTAALDEWTYQKSLQKILESYRVSLEDKAVIREMKSKRKSS from the coding sequence ATGGATATAAAAGAAAAACTGAATAGTCTCAGGGATGATAATTACAGAGAGTTTCAAAGTAAACTGATTCCTGACCTTAAAAAGCCTATAATAGGAGTCAGGCTGCCTGTCCTTAGAAAGCTGGCTAAGGAGGAAGCCAAAAAGGATTATAAGGAATTTTTGAATCAGTGTTCTGACGATACATATGAGGAAATCATGGTTCAGGGATTTGTAATCGGCTGCGCCTCCATGAGCGAGGATGAAAGGTTTCTGCTGATTGAAAGATTTCTGCCTAAAATTGACAACTGGGCAGTGTGCGATGGCTTTTGCGGAAGCTTAAAGTTTACAAAAAAGTGCCGGGAGAGAATGTGGAAGCTGATGGAGGAATGTATGGAATCCGGGGAAGAATATAAAATCCGGTTTGCCATGGTAATGATGTTAGATTATTATGCAGATGAAGAATACTGCTCCAAAGCGTTTCAGTATTTTGACAGAAATCTTCACGAAGGCTATTACGTGAAAATGGCCGCTGCCTGGGCTATTTCCCAGTATTTTGTAAAGGTGCGGGAAAAGACTATGGCTTATCTTAAAAACACTGCGGCTTTAGATGAGTGGACGTACCAGAAAAGCCTTCAGAAAATTTTAGAATCTTACAGGGTCAGCCTGGAGGATAAGGCTGTAATACGGGAAATGAAAAGCAAAAGAAAAAGCAGTTAA
- a CDS encoding TRAP transporter small permease, translated as MEKGINGVKKLFAIIFGFVGIAMILVETYAVFGRNVLKIATPWTDEFLKLLFIWSIFVGAAMAFLDDSSICLTLVEDSAGVRKRPAVYGVLKVIQYATGFGVSAFMIKHLATIISTQMRTGEATTVMKYPLWILNMGLMVGMVLVCIFAVIKIVDCKKYFKKDAKLAEI; from the coding sequence ATGGAAAAAGGAATAAATGGTGTAAAGAAGCTGTTTGCAATTATCTTTGGATTTGTGGGCATTGCTATGATTCTGGTAGAGACATATGCAGTATTTGGAAGAAACGTATTAAAAATCGCTACTCCCTGGACAGATGAGTTTTTAAAGCTTTTATTTATCTGGAGTATTTTTGTGGGAGCGGCAATGGCATTTTTAGATGACTCTTCCATCTGCCTGACTTTAGTGGAGGACAGCGCAGGCGTAAGAAAAAGACCGGCTGTTTATGGAGTCTTAAAGGTAATTCAGTATGCCACAGGATTTGGGGTAAGCGCATTTATGATTAAGCATCTGGCTACAATCATTTCCACCCAGATGAGAACAGGGGAGGCTACAACTGTTATGAAATACCCTCTCTGGATTTTGAATATGGGTCTGATGGTAGGAATGGTTTTAGTGTGTATATTTGCAGTAATAAAAATCGTGGACTGCAAAAAATATTTTAAGAAAGATGCAAAATTAGCTGAAATTTAA
- a CDS encoding putative glycoside hydrolase translates to MKKWLIAGACVLALTGCRRYEPMQDITTPAPIVVNQGEKQESKAQEETESQTEPETEPEPEKREPVKVKGIYISAPAAGTPEMMDNIIEKLDETELNAVVIDFKDDNGRITCQVDSPVVQEIEACKPYIANMPELIQTLKEHDIYVIARIVAFRDPYLAEKKPEWCLKLADGSVFRDKQGLAWINPYKKEVWDYLMEVGGLAADLGFDEIQFDYIRFCTEKGVGDVVFDEADTNGRGKTDVITEFTSYAVQQLSQKNVYVSADVFGAIIGSEQDAQSVGQIYGEMAKHLDYICPMIYPSHYGDGNFGIEHPDTEPYNTTLAALKGSKKDLDKYVQEGGTQAIVRPWLQSFTASYLKNYISYGPEQIRAQIQGVYDAGYDQWILWSASCKYPWEGLKSPEEAEAEEKAIEESRAALPPEETGQGENEGAEAPVIQGPAPELKSMPELPDYVAPAGKSQASDGTTAEVIIPRMTME, encoded by the coding sequence ATGAAAAAATGGCTTATAGCAGGAGCATGTGTGCTGGCCTTAACAGGATGCCGCAGATATGAACCTATGCAGGACATAACAACACCAGCCCCGATTGTAGTAAACCAAGGAGAAAAACAAGAGTCAAAGGCTCAGGAAGAAACAGAATCGCAGACAGAACCAGAAACAGAGCCGGAGCCGGAAAAAAGGGAGCCGGTAAAGGTAAAGGGGATTTATATTTCCGCCCCTGCGGCAGGCACCCCGGAAATGATGGACAATATTATTGAAAAGCTGGACGAAACAGAGCTGAACGCTGTGGTTATTGATTTTAAGGACGATAACGGAAGAATTACCTGTCAGGTGGATTCTCCTGTAGTTCAGGAAATAGAAGCCTGCAAGCCTTATATTGCCAATATGCCGGAGCTGATTCAGACCTTAAAGGAACACGATATTTATGTAATCGCCAGGATAGTCGCTTTCAGAGACCCTTATTTGGCGGAGAAAAAGCCGGAGTGGTGCTTAAAGCTGGCAGACGGCTCCGTATTTCGGGACAAGCAGGGGCTGGCCTGGATCAATCCTTATAAAAAGGAAGTCTGGGATTACCTGATGGAAGTGGGAGGTCTGGCCGCAGACTTAGGGTTTGACGAGATTCAGTTTGATTACATTCGCTTCTGCACGGAAAAAGGGGTGGGGGATGTGGTTTTTGACGAGGCGGACACAAATGGCCGTGGAAAAACAGATGTAATCACAGAATTTACCTCTTACGCTGTGCAGCAACTTTCCCAGAAAAATGTATATGTGTCAGCCGACGTATTTGGAGCGATTATAGGCAGTGAACAGGACGCTCAGTCAGTTGGACAGATTTACGGGGAAATGGCAAAGCATTTAGACTATATTTGTCCTATGATTTATCCGTCCCACTACGGAGACGGCAATTTTGGAATAGAACATCCTGATACGGAGCCCTACAATACAACTCTGGCAGCTTTAAAAGGCTCCAAAAAAGATCTGGACAAGTACGTACAGGAGGGCGGGACTCAGGCTATTGTCCGCCCATGGCTGCAGTCCTTTACCGCTTCTTATCTGAAAAATTATATTTCATACGGTCCTGAGCAGATCAGGGCTCAAATACAGGGAGTTTACGACGCCGGCTATGACCAGTGGATATTGTGGAGCGCGTCCTGTAAATATCCATGGGAAGGTTTAAAAAGCCCGGAGGAAGCAGAGGCTGAGGAGAAGGCCATTGAAGAATCCAGAGCCGCCCTGCCTCCTGAAGAAACAGGACAAGGTGAAAATGAGGGGGCAGAGGCTCCTGTGATTCAGGGACCGGCGCCGGAGTTAAAATCTATGCCGGAGCTTCCCGACTATGTGGCTCCCGCCGGGAAATCTCAGGCCTCAGACGGGACTACGGCGGAGGTTATTATTCCCAGAATGACAATGGAGTAA
- a CDS encoding AEC family transporter: MENFVFCINATMPIFFTMILGMWFRKIRLFTEDFVNKMNKFVFHAALPALLFKDIAEVDIREAWNGKLVIFCFLATVASIGISAAASLCFSRQIRGEFIQASYRSSSAVLGIAFIQNIYGSSGIAPLMIIASVPLYNAMAVVVLTLFRPGEKEDMKALAARTCKGIITNPIIIGIVLGILYSLLSVPMPVILEKTVSNLAVLATPLGLMAMGGSVKFGEAFVDLKPTIICAVMKLTGFVALFLPIGIHMGFVGDQIVSVLVMLGSATTVSCFIMAKNMGHGGQFSSGVIILTTLFSSVTLTAWLYLLKTMGLV, encoded by the coding sequence ATGGAAAATTTTGTGTTTTGCATCAATGCTACCATGCCTATTTTCTTTACAATGATTTTAGGAATGTGGTTTAGAAAGATCCGCTTATTTACAGAGGATTTTGTTAATAAAATGAATAAGTTTGTTTTTCATGCCGCTTTGCCGGCATTGCTATTTAAAGATATTGCAGAAGTGGATATTAGAGAGGCGTGGAATGGAAAGCTGGTGATTTTCTGCTTTTTAGCCACAGTTGCCAGCATAGGAATTTCAGCTGCAGCGTCCTTGTGCTTTTCCAGGCAAATCAGGGGAGAATTTATACAAGCCTCCTATAGAAGCAGCTCTGCAGTTTTAGGTATTGCATTTATACAAAATATTTACGGCAGCAGCGGAATCGCGCCTTTAATGATCATTGCCAGCGTGCCTTTGTATAATGCTATGGCGGTTGTAGTGTTGACCTTATTCCGGCCTGGGGAAAAGGAAGATATGAAGGCTTTGGCGGCCAGAACGTGTAAAGGGATTATAACTAACCCGATTATTATAGGAATTGTGCTGGGAATTTTGTACTCTCTCCTTTCTGTGCCCATGCCGGTAATTTTAGAAAAAACAGTAAGCAATCTGGCTGTACTGGCCACGCCTTTAGGGTTGATGGCTATGGGAGGTTCGGTGAAATTTGGGGAGGCCTTTGTGGACCTAAAGCCGACAATTATCTGCGCAGTAATGAAACTGACCGGATTTGTGGCGCTGTTTCTTCCTATTGGAATACATATGGGATTTGTGGGAGACCAGATTGTATCTGTTTTAGTAATGTTAGGTTCAGCCACAACGGTCAGCTGTTTTATTATGGCGAAAAATATGGGCCACGGCGGGCAGTTTTCCTCAGGGGTAATTATTCTTACCACCTTATTCAGCTCTGTGACCTTAACTGCCTGGCTGTATTTATTAAAGACAATGGGACTTGTGTGA
- a CDS encoding L-cysteine desulfidase family protein, whose protein sequence is MKENIYKEYIEILREELVPAMGCTEPIALAYGAAKAREVLGAMPERITAKCSGNIIKNVRCVTIPNSGGMVGIAAGVVLGAVGGDSSKMMEVLEGVNSSHIQKTRELLAKNVCSVELLDTPVVLHIILEMEAEGNQVVLEIKHDHTNITKIQKNDQVIYENKEKGQESHQADRSLLNLEDIKEFADTVKLEDVQDIIEKQISCNMAIAREGMTGKYGLGIGRVIMESYPPSILTKMRSLTAAASEARMGGCDLPVIINSGSGNQGIASSVPLAVYARELELPDYILYRALVFSNLLTVYQKTYIGKLSAFCGAVSASCASGAAITYMVGGSMDRIKKTIENTLANIPGIICDGAKISCAAKIASSLDASFLAHHLAMNDQAYAPFTGIIQEEVSETIMSVGAIGKEGMKETDKEILKIMISSEK, encoded by the coding sequence ATGAAGGAGAACATCTACAAAGAATACATTGAAATTCTGCGGGAGGAATTGGTGCCCGCTATGGGATGTACAGAACCTATTGCCCTGGCATACGGCGCGGCCAAAGCCAGAGAGGTGCTGGGAGCTATGCCGGAACGGATTACAGCCAAATGCAGCGGCAATATTATTAAAAATGTAAGATGTGTAACTATTCCCAATTCTGGAGGAATGGTGGGAATCGCTGCAGGCGTAGTGCTGGGAGCTGTTGGAGGGGACAGCAGCAAAATGATGGAGGTGCTGGAAGGAGTAAACAGCAGCCACATTCAGAAAACCAGAGAGCTGCTGGCTAAAAATGTGTGCAGCGTGGAGCTTTTAGACACTCCTGTTGTGCTTCACATTATTCTGGAAATGGAAGCAGAGGGCAATCAGGTTGTGCTGGAGATTAAGCATGACCACACCAATATTACTAAGATTCAGAAAAATGATCAGGTTATTTATGAAAATAAAGAAAAGGGGCAGGAGTCCCATCAGGCGGACAGAAGCCTTTTAAATCTGGAGGATATTAAAGAATTTGCCGACACAGTAAAACTGGAAGACGTGCAGGATATAATTGAAAAGCAGATTTCCTGCAACATGGCAATTGCTAGAGAAGGCATGACAGGAAAATACGGTCTTGGAATAGGAAGAGTAATTATGGAATCCTACCCGCCCAGCATTTTGACAAAAATGAGAAGTCTGACTGCAGCGGCATCAGAGGCCAGAATGGGAGGCTGCGACCTTCCTGTTATTATTAATTCAGGCAGCGGAAATCAGGGAATCGCATCCTCTGTGCCCTTGGCCGTATACGCCAGAGAGCTGGAGCTGCCGGACTATATTCTATACAGAGCCTTAGTATTTTCTAATTTGCTTACTGTGTACCAGAAAACCTATATTGGAAAATTATCCGCATTCTGCGGCGCGGTTTCCGCCTCCTGTGCCAGCGGGGCAGCTATTACTTATATGGTAGGCGGGTCCATGGACAGGATTAAAAAAACAATAGAAAACACCTTAGCCAACATTCCGGGAATTATTTGTGACGGAGCCAAAATTTCCTGCGCGGCCAAAATCGCCTCCAGCTTAGACGCCTCTTTTCTGGCTCACCACCTGGCTATGAACGATCAGGCGTACGCGCCGTTTACAGGCATTATCCAGGAGGAAGTGTCAGAGACAATTATGAGCGTAGGAGCCATAGGAAAAGAAGGCATGAAGGAAACAGATAAGGAAATCTTAAAAATAATGATTAGCAGTGAAAAATAA
- a CDS encoding cyclase family protein produces the protein MKRIVDLTLPIEEHWRYGIKFSLVKSHENGDPFQITGYNLASHWFTHIDFPRHFDPQGLTSDAYPIADWCITKCLVLDFSDLPDNTGITAEMLEKANEPYKDQHFDSLLLRTDRGKKVSWKEKEFWDNSPWVTEDGGEWIKNYAPKVVGYDFPQDYVIRIREPKPGQDMRQPVHEHVLVEGKILQIEYMQNLWEIKSPVCELVALPLNLQHADGGQIRVVAVVEE, from the coding sequence ATGAAAAGAATTGTGGATTTAACATTGCCAATAGAAGAGCACTGGCGTTACGGAATAAAGTTTTCTTTAGTAAAATCCCATGAAAATGGAGATCCATTTCAGATAACAGGATATAATTTAGCGTCTCATTGGTTTACACATATTGATTTTCCAAGACATTTTGATCCTCAGGGATTAACGTCAGACGCATATCCAATAGCAGATTGGTGTATAACAAAATGTTTGGTATTAGATTTTTCAGACCTGCCGGACAATACAGGAATCACAGCGGAGATGCTTGAGAAAGCTAATGAGCCATATAAGGATCAGCACTTTGACAGCCTTCTGTTGAGAACAGACAGAGGAAAAAAGGTAAGCTGGAAGGAAAAAGAATTCTGGGATAATTCTCCGTGGGTAACAGAGGACGGAGGAGAGTGGATCAAAAACTACGCGCCGAAGGTGGTAGGATATGATTTCCCTCAGGATTATGTAATCCGAATCCGCGAGCCAAAGCCAGGCCAGGATATGAGACAGCCAGTACATGAGCATGTATTAGTAGAGGGAAAAATCCTGCAGATAGAGTATATGCAGAATCTGTGGGAGATAAAATCCCCAGTATGTGAGCTGGTAGCTCTGCCGTTAAACCTGCAGCATGCAGACGGCGGACAGATCCGGGTTGTTGCAGTAGTAGAAGAATAG
- a CDS encoding DUF1846 domain-containing protein, which yields MRIGFDNEKYLRTQSQHIKERIGQFGDKLYLEFGGKLFDDYHASRVLPGFAPDSKLRMLLQLADQAEIIIAINAADIEKNKVRYDLGITYDVDVLRLIQAYTDKGLYVGSVVITQYSNQPAADIFKSKLEKMGIRVYRHYMIEGYPNNIPMIVSEHGFGKNDYIETTKPLVIITAPGPGSGKMATCLSQLYHENNRGIKAGYAKFETFPIWNIPLKHPVNLAYEAATADLNDVNMIDPFHLEAYGVTTVNYNRDVEIFPVLNAMFESIYGSSPYKSPTDMGVNMAGNCIIDDEACKEASYQEIIRRYYQALNRVAKDMGNKDEVFKIELLMKQAKITADMRRSVPAACERSEAIGAPAAAMELPDGSIITGKTSNLLGASAALILNAVKKLGNIDHHIHLIAPSAIEPIQKLKVDYLGSKNPRLHTDEVLIALSMCAATDHNAQVALEQLPKLRGCQVHTSVMLSDVDIKIFKKLGVDLTSEPIYEQRRLYR from the coding sequence ATGCGAATCGGATTTGATAATGAAAAATATTTGAGAACTCAATCTCAGCACATCAAAGAACGGATTGGACAGTTCGGAGATAAATTATATTTGGAATTCGGAGGCAAGCTGTTTGATGATTACCACGCGTCCAGAGTCCTGCCTGGCTTTGCCCCTGACAGTAAGCTGCGGATGCTCCTTCAGTTAGCTGACCAGGCAGAAATCATTATTGCCATTAATGCTGCTGATATTGAAAAAAATAAGGTTCGCTATGACCTGGGAATCACCTACGACGTAGATGTGCTGCGTTTGATCCAGGCCTATACAGATAAGGGACTTTATGTGGGAAGCGTAGTTATCACCCAGTACTCCAATCAGCCGGCTGCTGATATTTTTAAATCTAAGCTGGAAAAAATGGGAATCCGGGTTTACCGCCACTACATGATTGAGGGATATCCTAATAATATTCCTATGATTGTCAGTGAACATGGATTTGGAAAAAATGATTATATTGAAACTACAAAGCCACTTGTGATTATTACAGCTCCCGGGCCGGGAAGCGGAAAAATGGCCACCTGTTTATCTCAGCTTTACCACGAAAACAACAGAGGCATAAAGGCAGGATACGCCAAGTTTGAAACATTCCCAATTTGGAATATTCCTTTAAAACATCCTGTAAACCTGGCTTATGAAGCTGCCACTGCTGATTTAAATGATGTTAATATGATCGACCCCTTCCACTTAGAGGCTTATGGAGTAACTACAGTTAATTATAATAGAGACGTAGAGATTTTCCCAGTGTTAAACGCTATGTTTGAAAGTATTTACGGCTCCAGCCCATATAAATCTCCTACTGATATGGGGGTAAATATGGCGGGCAACTGTATTATCGACGACGAGGCCTGCAAGGAAGCTTCCTATCAGGAAATTATCCGTCGGTACTACCAGGCCTTAAACAGAGTTGCCAAAGACATGGGCAATAAAGATGAGGTATTTAAAATTGAGCTTTTGATGAAGCAGGCGAAAATCACCGCCGATATGCGCCGCTCCGTACCTGCAGCCTGTGAACGCTCAGAAGCCATAGGAGCTCCCGCTGCCGCTATGGAACTGCCGGACGGCTCTATCATTACAGGAAAAACCTCTAATCTGTTAGGGGCCTCAGCTGCTTTAATCTTAAACGCTGTAAAGAAGCTGGGCAATATTGACCACCATATACATTTAATTGCCCCTTCTGCCATTGAACCTATTCAAAAGCTGAAGGTAGATTATTTAGGCAGCAAAAATCCCCGCCTTCATACAGACGAGGTTCTCATTGCCCTTTCCATGTGCGCGGCCACAGACCACAATGCCCAGGTTGCCTTAGAACAGCTTCCTAAGCTGAGAGGCTGCCAGGTGCACACCTCTGTTATGCTGTCGGACGTAGACATTAAAATCTTCAAAAAGCTGGGCGTAGATTTAACATCTGAGCCTATTTATGAGCAGAGAAGACTTTACAGGTAG